From the genome of Bubalus bubalis isolate 160015118507 breed Murrah chromosome 2, NDDB_SH_1, whole genome shotgun sequence, one region includes:
- the TRIM63 gene encoding E3 ubiquitin-protein ligase TRIM63 — protein sequence MDYKSSLIQDGNPMENLEKQLICPICLEMFTKPVVILPCQHNLCRKCANDIFQAANPYWTGRVGSAAMSGGRFRCPSCRHEVIMDRHGVYGLQRNLLVENIIDIYKQECSSRPLQKGSHPMCKEHEDEKINIYCLTCEVPTCSMCKVFGAHKACEVAPLQSVFQGQKTELSNCISMLVAGNDRVQTIITQLEDSCRVTKENSHQVKEELSQKFDTLYAILDEKKSELLQRITREQEEKLGFLEALIQQYREQLDKSTKLVETAIQSLDEPGGAIFLLSAKQLIRSIVEASKGCQLGKIEQGFENMDYFTLDLEHVADTLRTIDFGTDEEEEEFIEEEDHEEEESTEGKEEGHQ from the exons ATGGATTATAAGTCGAGCCTGATCCAGGATGGAAACCCCATGGAGAACCTGGAGAAGCAGCTGATCTGCCCCATCTGCCTGGAGATGTTTACCAAGCCGGTGGTCATCTTGCCGTGCCAGCACAACCTCTGCCGGAAGTGTGCCAACGACATCTTCCAG GCTGCCAATCCCTATTGGACCGGCCGGGTTGGCTCCGCGGCCATGTCTGGAGGCCGTTTCCGCTGCCCTTCCTGCCGCCACGAGGTGATCATGGACCGCCACGGGGTGTACGGCCTGCAGCGGAATCTGCTGGTGGAGAACATCATTGACATCTACAAACAGGAGTGCTCCAG CCGGCCGCTGCAGAAGGGCAGCCACCCCATGTGCAAGGAGCATGAAGATGAGAAAATCAACATCTACTGCCTCACGTGCGAGGTGCCCACGTGCTCCATGTGCAAGGTGTTCGGAGCCCACAAGGCCTGCGAGGTGGCCCCACTGCAGAGTGTCTTCCAGGGACAGAAG ACTGAGCTGAGTAACTGTATCTCCATGCTGGTGGCAGGGAACGACCGTGTGCAGACCATCATCACTCAGCTAGAGGACTCCTGTCGAGTGACCAAG GAGAACAGTCACCAGGTGAAAGAAGAACTGAGCCAGAAGTTTGACACGCTGTACGCCATCCTGGACGAGAAGAAGAGCGAGCTGCTGCAGCGGATCACgcgggagcaggaggagaagctcGGCTTCCTCGAGGCCCTCATCCAGCAGTACCGGGAGCAACTGGACAAGTCCACCAAGCTGGTGGAGACAGCCATTCAGTCTCTGGATGAGCCCGGTGGCGCCATCTTCCTCCTG AGTGCCAAGCAGCTCATCAGAAG CATTGTGGAAGCTTCCAAGGGTTGCCAGCTGGGGAAGATAGAGCAGGGCTTTGAAAACATGGACTACTTTACTTTGGACTTAGAGCATGTAGCTGACACCCTGAGGACCATCGACTTTGGGACAG atgaggaagaggaggagttCATTGAAGAAGAAGATCACGAAGAGGAAGAGTCCacagaggggaaggaagaag gaCACCAGTAA